The window GATGGACGATTCCCGCAGAACCCATCCGTTCTACCACCACCGTCTCGGTTGCCTCACTTCCGATTAACGGTTGAGTATTCAGCATGGCGGCAATGGCAGTCGCTTCTTGTTCCGCACCGGGTAAATTCTTTAATCCCTCTGATTGTTCTCCTGGGTTTCTCTCAAAAATCGGCATCACCGGATTACCCACCACTAAAGCACCTGCGGTTTCCCCTGTGCGCTGCCGTTTTGCTTTGCGAGCGATTTGTAGCACTTGAATCCCGGGAGATGTGAGAATCGTATGTTTTTCGATTAAATAGCGATCGCTCTCATCCAGCAGCGCGGGAAACGGCACGAAAAACAACTCTTGGTGGGGAATAAATATCACTTTCTCTTCAGGATTTTGGGGAAGTAAATCGGCAATGGGTACTATCAATAATTCATGCAGTTTCTTTAAGTATATCGGGTCAACATCTTTCTCTGGAATGCTAGGCAGTGTTTCGGTGATAAAAGAACGACTGCCTCGCACCAATCCCGTTAACAGGAGTTCCGGTTGCGCGTCGGTTTCTTCTCCGACCAAAAACGGGACTAAATTATCACGAAATCTTTCTAACTGGCTTAAATCCACTTGCCGAAACGTGATTTCCCCTGTAGGTTTTACCACCCAAATAAACAAAGCGGAATTTTTAGCGGAATTATCCACAACAATTGAATATTCAACCAACGTCGCATTTTGTTCTGCTGCGACTTGCTGAATGTCTTGAATGGTGGGGGGAGGAATTTGACGGTTTGCAAATTCTTGGACCGCTTCTGGAGATAGCCGTTTAGCCATTAACTCCACAAAAGCCCGAGCGCGACCTCTTTCGGCCACGGTTAATGCTTTCTCGGCTTGATTTTGGGCAATTAATGCTTTTTGCAGCACGCCATAAGTATGCCGATATTTATCGAAAATGGAAACTTTATTGATATCGCTCAATCCCGGACGTAAGGATTCTAAAACATCAATTCCTGCATATAAGGTTTCCGTCGCTTCGGGAAGTTTTCCGGCTTCAAATAACGCGACCCCTTTATTATTGAGCGTCACCGCCATCCCTGCTCGATTGCCGATAGTTTCCCGAATTTCTAAGGCGTGATCGTAGAATTCTAAGGCTTGAGAATAGTCCCCCATCCGTCGATGAACTGAACCCAAATTGTTGAAGGCTTGTCCGATAGAATCTAACTCTCCTAGCTCTGTCATCACCGCCAATCCTTGCTCGTAGGCTTGGATTGCTTGGGGATAATCGGCTAATTTTTCATGAATTGCGCCGATATTAATCCAAGTTTGACCGATGCCGAGGGTATCTTCTACTTCGGTGGCGATCGCCAAACCTTTCTGATAAAATTCTAAGGCTTCGGACAACTCCCCGAGAGCATCATAGGCGGCTCCAATATTTGCCAAAGCGATACCCATTGCCAACCGATCGCCCTCTTCCTCAAACAGAGATAGAGCATTTTCAAATGAAGCCAATGCCTTTTTCGGTTGTCCTAACTGTCTGTAAATCTCTCCCATATTGGTGAGAATGACTGCTTCCCCATATCGTTCCTGTTCCCCTTGGAGAATTGGCAAGGCTTGCTGATAGTATTCGAGCGCTTGGGGATAGTCGGATAGGGATTGATAAACTGCACCGAAATTGACCAGAGTTTGTCCGATTCCCGAGGTATCATTAATGTCTTGACGTAGGGTAAACGCTTGGTTTAAAAATTGCAACGCTTGGGGATAGTCACCGAGGATGCGATAGATAACAGCAATATCATTTAAAATCACCCCTTCTAGGTGGCGATCGCCTATTTCTTGTGCCATTGCCAAAGCGCGGTCAAATGTCGCCAGCGCCTCCTGAAAATTGCCGTGATCGGTCTGTTCATAACCCAGTTCATACAATCGCCGCGCTTCTTCATTGAGACTTTCTTCCCCAGTTTGTGCCAATACCGGCAACAGTTCAAGTTGAGGAGACAGAAATTTGATAAACTGGATTTCACCCAAAACAATAAACCCAACAAGGAAAAAGCAGGACGAGATATTTTTTAGACGCATTTGAGTTATAGGAAACAGAGAATAGGGAACAGGGGAAGAGGTAAGCGGAAAACCAGCAACAAAGGACAAATGACCAATGACCAATGACCAACAACTAATGACAAACGACCCACTACAATCTCTGATTGAGGAGACTTGTCGTCACCCTCCCCAAACGGTCGAACGCCAGCGAGGATTGACTCAACTGTACCGGCTGATTGTCCAATCAGGCAAGCTTTGGCGAGAATATACTCCCTATTATGAAGAAGTGTGGCAACAAACATGGCTGTATTTTTGCCTGAATTTATGTGAAGCAACCACCGCCAAAGATAAATACGACCGCGATCGCAGTCACGTCATCACTTGGCTGAATTTTTACCTGAAGCAGCGACTCAAAGATAGTGCCATCAAAGCGCAACACCAGAAAAATCGCACAGTTTCGGCGTCACAACCGGCAGATGACGACGACACCCTGATGTTTTTGGATACCTTTGCGGCCCCTCTGGATATCCCGCCGATACTGCAAGCGACCCGAGATTGGGTGGAAACTGACCCCGACGGGGAATTGCAGGGGACCCACATTCGAGGTCGAAAAGATATCACCTGTCAAGTGTTAATTCGGCGACGCTTACCCCCAGAAACCGCCTGGGAGGACCTTTCCGCAGAATTGGATTTGCCGGTTTCGACCCTCAGCAGCTTTTATCAACGTAAATGTATGCCTCAGTTGCGTAAATTTGGCGAATCGGAAGGATATCTATGAAGGGAGTGGCATGGGTTGTTGGTCATTGGTCATTTGACTAGGGACTCAGGAAAAATAACAAATGACTACTTACTTGTAGGGTGGGCACTGCCCATCTATTTACGGTGGGCATTGCCCACCCTACCCATGACTAAGGACAAATGACAAATGACAAATAACCAAGGAAAAATAACAAATGACTAATCTTACTATACCGATGTTAATTGCTAGAACTTCGCGCCGCCTTGCGAAGCAGTTTGCACTTGAACAACCGAATCGGCA of the Laspinema palackyanum D2c genome contains:
- a CDS encoding CHAT domain-containing protein — encoded protein: MRLKNISSCFFLVGFIVLGEIQFIKFLSPQLELLPVLAQTGEESLNEEARRLYELGYEQTDHGNFQEALATFDRALAMAQEIGDRHLEGVILNDIAVIYRILGDYPQALQFLNQAFTLRQDINDTSGIGQTLVNFGAVYQSLSDYPQALEYYQQALPILQGEQERYGEAVILTNMGEIYRQLGQPKKALASFENALSLFEEEGDRLAMGIALANIGAAYDALGELSEALEFYQKGLAIATEVEDTLGIGQTWINIGAIHEKLADYPQAIQAYEQGLAVMTELGELDSIGQAFNNLGSVHRRMGDYSQALEFYDHALEIRETIGNRAGMAVTLNNKGVALFEAGKLPEATETLYAGIDVLESLRPGLSDINKVSIFDKYRHTYGVLQKALIAQNQAEKALTVAERGRARAFVELMAKRLSPEAVQEFANRQIPPPTIQDIQQVAAEQNATLVEYSIVVDNSAKNSALFIWVVKPTGEITFRQVDLSQLERFRDNLVPFLVGEETDAQPELLLTGLVRGSRSFITETLPSIPEKDVDPIYLKKLHELLIVPIADLLPQNPEEKVIFIPHQELFFVPFPALLDESDRYLIEKHTILTSPGIQVLQIARKAKRQRTGETAGALVVGNPVMPIFERNPGEQSEGLKNLPGAEQEATAIAAMLNTQPLIGSEATETVVVERMGSAGIVHLATHGLLDDFSESGLLGAIALAPSDRDDGLLTSEEIIRLELNADLVVLSACSTGGGSITGDGIIGLSRAVIGAGAESVMVSLWQTDDQASAQLMQEFYRLLPQTGDRAVALRQAMLATMQEYPDVRKWALFTLIGESATR
- a CDS encoding sigma-70 family RNA polymerase sigma factor, producing the protein MTNDPLQSLIEETCRHPPQTVERQRGLTQLYRLIVQSGKLWREYTPYYEEVWQQTWLYFCLNLCEATTAKDKYDRDRSHVITWLNFYLKQRLKDSAIKAQHQKNRTVSASQPADDDDTLMFLDTFAAPLDIPPILQATRDWVETDPDGELQGTHIRGRKDITCQVLIRRRLPPETAWEDLSAELDLPVSTLSSFYQRKCMPQLRKFGESEGYL